One Campylobacter sputorum subsp. sputorum DNA segment encodes these proteins:
- a CDS encoding YifB family Mg chelatase-like AAA ATPase yields the protein MKTLKCATFCGELKLVEVESSFARGLPGFDIVGLADTTIKESILRVKSALNFIGFNFPAKKITINLSPSDFKKTGSHFDLSIALLILLQHLENIEPIFVFGELGLDGSVKSTANLFSILLFLSTKVKKAKILLPKDIANKAAMIPNLEIYAINSIQDAIKFFEDKQNEQEFKYTKTHKIFENFIEINGEKFIPNFDFSMDFSDIKGQGRAKTACLIAASGMHNVLFEGSPGCGKSMCAKRLRYILPPQSLDEILLSCAYSSLNNEDVEFSTLRSFRNPHHSSTRSSIFGGGSNRAKIGEVALANGGELFFDEFPHFSKQVLESLREPLEDNQILVSRVNSKVKYDTKFVFVAAQNPCPCGNYLSKDKICSCLPLDIKRYKSRISGPLLDRIDIYVLMDEISKNDKSDISSKEMYEKVILAFKKQKMRGQKELNGKMSDEDIKRFCILENDAKNMLDMAISRYQLSHRGINKILKTSRTIADLKEQEIIKKDDILESMSYKMVNEI from the coding sequence ATGAAAACTCTAAAATGTGCAACTTTTTGCGGTGAACTAAAATTAGTCGAAGTAGAGTCTTCGTTTGCAAGAGGATTGCCTGGCTTTGATATAGTTGGACTTGCAGATACCACTATAAAAGAAAGTATTTTAAGGGTAAAATCTGCACTAAATTTCATAGGATTTAACTTTCCTGCTAAAAAAATTACCATAAATTTATCTCCATCTGATTTTAAAAAAACCGGTAGTCATTTTGATTTAAGTATCGCACTTTTGATACTTTTACAACATCTTGAAAATATAGAACCTATTTTTGTCTTTGGCGAACTTGGTTTAGATGGAAGTGTAAAAAGCACGGCAAATCTTTTTTCTATTTTACTTTTTTTAAGCACAAAAGTTAAAAAAGCAAAAATTCTTCTTCCAAAAGATATAGCAAACAAAGCTGCAATGATACCAAATTTGGAAATTTATGCCATAAACTCCATCCAAGATGCTATTAAATTTTTTGAAGACAAACAAAATGAACAAGAATTTAAATACACTAAAACTCACAAAATTTTTGAGAATTTCATAGAGATAAATGGAGAAAAATTTATACCAAATTTTGATTTTTCTATGGATTTTAGCGACATAAAAGGACAAGGTAGAGCAAAAACAGCTTGTCTTATAGCAGCAAGTGGAATGCATAATGTGTTATTTGAAGGAAGTCCAGGATGTGGTAAAAGTATGTGTGCAAAAAGACTAAGATATATTTTGCCACCACAAAGTTTAGATGAAATTTTGCTTAGCTGTGCATATAGCTCTTTAAATAACGAAGATGTCGAGTTTAGCACACTTAGATCTTTTAGAAATCCTCATCACAGCTCGACAAGAAGTTCAATCTTCGGTGGAGGCTCAAATAGAGCTAAAATCGGTGAAGTAGCCTTGGCAAATGGAGGTGAGCTGTTTTTTGACGAATTTCCACACTTTTCTAAGCAGGTTTTAGAGTCTTTAAGAGAACCGCTTGAAGATAATCAAATTTTGGTTTCAAGGGTAAATTCAAAAGTAAAATACGATACTAAATTTGTATTTGTAGCAGCACAAAACCCGTGTCCTTGTGGAAATTATCTAAGCAAAGATAAAATTTGCTCTTGTTTGCCACTTGATATAAAACGCTACAAATCACGCATATCTGGACCACTTTTAGACAGAATAGACATATATGTTTTGATGGATGAAATTAGCAAAAACGATAAAAGCGATATAAGCAGCAAAGAGATGTATGAAAAAGTTATTTTGGCTTTTAAAAAACAGAAAATGCGAGGACAAAAAGAACTAAATGGCAAAATGAGCGATGAGGATATAAAAAGGTTTTGCATACTAGAAAATGATGCTAAAAATATGCTAGATATGGCTATTTCAAGATATCAACTTTCACATCGTGGTATAAATAAAATTTTAAAAACTTCAAGAACGATTGCTGATTTAAAGGAACAAGAAATCATCAAAAAAGATGATATTTTAGAATCAATGAGCTATAAAATGGTAAATGAAATATGA
- the def gene encoding peptide deformylase: MILKVLTYPNKILYEKSAEVTKFDEELGKFLDDMYETMINKKGIGLAAIQVGKPIRAIVINLTNDDGLQDKNDLIEIINPIITRKENLTTFQEGCLSVPGFYEDVQRAENISVEFFDRQGQKQTLDASGLLAICIQHECDHLDGHLFIEKIGYRKRKKFEKEFKEKQKVK; the protein is encoded by the coding sequence ATGATATTGAAAGTTTTAACATATCCAAATAAAATTTTATACGAAAAATCAGCAGAAGTTACAAAATTTGACGAAGAACTCGGTAAATTTTTAGACGATATGTATGAGACAATGATAAATAAAAAAGGTATAGGATTAGCAGCTATTCAAGTTGGAAAACCAATAAGAGCAATAGTTATAAATTTAACAAATGATGATGGATTGCAAGACAAAAATGATCTCATTGAGATTATAAATCCTATTATCACTCGCAAAGAAAATTTAACTACTTTTCAAGAAGGTTGCCTTTCTGTTCCTGGATTTTATGAAGATGTGCAAAGAGCAGAAAACATAAGCGTTGAGTTTTTTGATAGACAAGGACAAAAACAAACACTAGATGCAAGCGGGTTGCTGGCTATTTGTATACAACACGAATGCGACCACTTAGATGGACATCTTTTTATAGAAAAAATAGGCTATAGAAAAAGAAAAAAATTTGAAAAAGAGTTTAAAGAAAAACAAAAAGTCAAATGA
- a CDS encoding diguanylate cyclase codes for MVKLDNTTSKVDDDIGVESDNIHSFSKNVLDKLTKENIPPTPENFEIYFNQMLDEKPENFKKQMSEFLDFDTMDSNNARIIMENDIKQVFVKIKSMLQAVAVIYKNFSILKNIISKKLSEIETNTNPLAVKNLLLTLDDSIGKLDILLEKHMNILKDGYEEVIKKHRSLEGQSVYDSKFEVFNKNYFTKILETEIGNIRKYKFTSSMVMVKISDKILDKIPSLKEKESIVRNAGKILVQSSRRSDVIAYYEKETFAILLKHTELKSAIQACDRISKLLSSTITFINNMEINILTEISVLSLDVSKTAKENIDILLNGIKECIKENSLYFVIQPDNDNSSQNDPDILEQE; via the coding sequence ATGGTTAAACTAGATAACACTACATCAAAAGTTGATGACGATATTGGCGTTGAATCAGATAATATACACTCTTTTTCCAAGAATGTATTAGATAAGCTTACAAAAGAAAATATCCCGCCAACGCCAGAGAATTTTGAAATTTATTTTAACCAAATGCTTGATGAAAAACCAGAAAATTTTAAAAAACAGATGTCAGAGTTTTTAGATTTTGATACCATGGATAGCAACAATGCTAGAATCATAATGGAAAATGACATTAAGCAAGTTTTTGTAAAGATAAAAAGCATGCTTCAAGCAGTTGCAGTTATATACAAAAACTTCTCTATACTAAAAAATATAATATCTAAAAAACTCTCAGAGATAGAAACAAATACAAATCCACTGGCCGTTAAAAATCTTCTTTTAACTTTAGATGATAGCATTGGCAAGCTAGATATTTTGCTAGAAAAACATATGAATATATTAAAAGATGGCTATGAAGAGGTTATCAAAAAACATAGAAGCTTAGAGGGTCAGTCTGTTTATGATTCTAAATTTGAAGTTTTCAATAAAAACTACTTTACAAAGATATTAGAAACAGAAATTGGAAACATAAGAAAATACAAATTTACTTCATCAATGGTGATGGTAAAAATAAGTGATAAAATTTTAGACAAAATTCCAAGCTTAAAAGAAAAAGAGTCCATAGTAAGAAATGCCGGCAAAATACTCGTCCAATCATCAAGAAGAAGTGATGTTATAGCATATTATGAAAAAGAAACTTTTGCTATTTTGCTTAAACATACAGAACTAAAAAGCGCCATTCAAGCTTGTGATAGGATATCAAAACTACTTTCTTCAACAATTACTTTTATAAACAATATGGAAATCAATATCCTAACAGAAATTTCAGTTTTATCACTTGATGTTAGTAAAACTGCAAAAGAAAATATAGATATTTTATTAAATGGTATTAAAGAATGCATTAAAGAAAATAGTCTGTATTTTGTAATACAGCCAGACAACGATAATTCTAGCCAAAATGATCCAGATATTTTAGAACAAGAGTAG
- the clpP gene encoding ATP-dependent Clp endopeptidase proteolytic subunit ClpP yields the protein MSYYVPYVVEKTSRGERSYDIYSRLLKDRIVMLSGEINDEVSSSIVAQLLFLEAEDPDKDIYLYINSPGGVVTSGFSIYDTMNYIKSPVSTICIGQAASMGAFLLSCGEKGKRYALPNSRIMIHQPLGGARGQATDIEIQAKEILRLKEAINEILAKNTGQKVAKIAKDTDRDFFMSAKEACEYGLIDKVLEKSFK from the coding sequence ATGAGTTATTATGTTCCATATGTAGTAGAAAAAACTAGCAGAGGAGAAAGAAGTTATGATATTTATTCAAGACTTCTTAAAGATAGGATAGTAATGCTAAGTGGCGAGATAAATGATGAAGTTTCAAGCTCTATAGTAGCTCAACTTTTATTTTTAGAAGCCGAAGATCCAGATAAAGATATATATCTTTATATAAATAGCCCGGGCGGTGTTGTTACTAGCGGATTTAGCATATATGATACTATGAATTACATAAAATCCCCTGTTAGCACTATATGCATTGGACAAGCAGCTTCAATGGGTGCGTTTTTGCTAAGTTGTGGAGAAAAAGGCAAACGATATGCTTTGCCAAACTCACGCATAATGATTCACCAGCCGCTTGGTGGAGCAAGAGGACAAGCAACAGATATAGAAATACAAGCTAAAGAAATTCTTAGACTAAAAGAGGCTATAAACGAAATTTTAGCTAAAAATACAGGTCAAAAAGTAGCAAAAATAGCTAAAGATACTGATAGAGATTTCTTTATGAGTGCTAAAGAAGCGTGCGAATATGGACTTATAGATAAAGTATTAGAAAAGAGTTTTAAATAG
- the tig gene encoding trigger factor: MEVKAKLTNKANAIASAKVDANMLDNQVENMAKKASKNIKIAGFRPGKVPVSVVKKRYLNELQKDAEQEILREVLAKAIENTGKKEQDMMGEPFITKFDKKDDGIDIEIEISFRPEVKVENIDDIIPEYSTPRVTKKEIETKKEELVKLFAPIEKSDKTTLESGDYAKFDFEGSVDGVKFDGGSAKDYILEIGSNQFIPGFEDQMIGMKVGEEKDLNVKFPNEYGAKDLAGKDAVFKVKLNEIQSKKIPQTLDEEMLKKLVPGEENPTEEKLEERLKDQIRDEKLSKLINEDLKPKLVDALIEKFKFDLPKNLVEQEIDMRFRNEWQKFSPEEMKEFRENKDALTKKREEQRAEAEKSVALTFIIDELAKARNISVNDQELLQAIYFEAYRYGIDPKKHLETYKNQGALPIIKMAMIEEKLFNSIFSKDNKKSKEKEEK; the protein is encoded by the coding sequence ATGGAAGTTAAGGCTAAATTAACAAATAAAGCTAACGCTATAGCTAGTGCTAAAGTTGATGCTAATATGCTTGATAATCAAGTAGAAAACATGGCAAAAAAAGCCTCAAAAAATATTAAAATAGCAGGTTTTAGACCTGGAAAAGTTCCTGTTAGTGTTGTAAAGAAGAGATATTTAAATGAATTACAAAAAGATGCTGAACAAGAAATTTTAAGAGAAGTATTAGCAAAGGCTATCGAAAATACAGGCAAAAAAGAACAAGATATGATGGGCGAACCATTTATTACTAAATTTGATAAAAAAGATGATGGCATTGATATCGAAATAGAAATTTCTTTTAGACCAGAAGTAAAAGTTGAAAATATCGATGATATTATCCCGGAGTATTCTACTCCAAGAGTTACTAAAAAAGAGATAGAAACCAAAAAAGAAGAGTTAGTTAAGCTTTTTGCCCCTATTGAAAAATCAGATAAAACCACTTTAGAAAGTGGAGATTATGCTAAATTTGACTTTGAAGGCTCTGTAGATGGTGTTAAATTTGATGGCGGAAGTGCAAAAGATTACATACTAGAAATAGGATCAAATCAATTCATACCAGGTTTTGAAGATCAAATGATTGGCATGAAAGTTGGCGAAGAAAAAGATTTAAATGTTAAATTTCCAAATGAATATGGCGCTAAGGATCTTGCAGGAAAAGACGCTGTATTTAAAGTAAAATTAAATGAAATTCAATCTAAAAAAATACCCCAAACATTAGATGAAGAGATGTTAAAAAAACTAGTGCCAGGCGAAGAAAACCCAACAGAAGAAAAACTAGAAGAACGCCTTAAAGATCAAATAAGAGATGAAAAACTATCTAAGCTTATAAATGAAGATTTAAAACCAAAACTTGTTGATGCTTTGATTGAAAAATTTAAATTTGACTTGCCAAAAAATTTAGTTGAGCAAGAAATAGATATGCGTTTTAGAAACGAGTGGCAAAAATTTTCTCCAGAAGAGATGAAAGAATTTAGAGAAAACAAAGACGCTCTTACAAAAAAACGCGAAGAGCAAAGAGCTGAGGCCGAAAAAAGTGTAGCTTTAACATTTATCATAGACGAACTTGCTAAAGCTAGAAATATCAGTGTAAATGATCAAGAGCTTTTACAAGCTATATATTTTGAAGCTTATAGATACGGCATAGATCCTAAAAAACATTTAGAAACTTATAAAAATCAAGGCGCATTGCCAATTATAAAAATGGCTATGATTGAAGAAAAATTATTTAACTCAATTTTTTCAAAAGATAATAAAAAGTCAAAAGAAAAAGAGGAAAAATAA
- the folE gene encoding GTP cyclohydrolase I FolE — protein MQAFRTMLEIMGEDVNREGLLKTPERVFKAYEFMTSGYDKDPAEVLNDALFNTSNSEMVLIRDIEFYSLCEHHILPIIGKAHVAYIPNKKVVGLSKIPRMVNIFARRLQIQEQMTEQIANAIQSVIKPFGVGVVLQARHMCIEMRGVEKINSTTTTSALRGSFITNPDTRKEFFSLINSPREPRF, from the coding sequence ATGCAGGCATTTAGAACAATGCTTGAAATAATGGGAGAAGATGTAAATAGAGAAGGGCTTTTAAAAACACCAGAGAGAGTTTTTAAAGCTTATGAATTTATGACTAGTGGATATGACAAAGATCCAGCAGAAGTATTAAATGACGCTTTGTTTAATACTTCTAATAGCGAAATGGTGCTTATTAGAGATATTGAATTTTATTCACTATGTGAGCATCATATACTTCCAATTATAGGAAAAGCCCATGTTGCTTATATACCAAACAAAAAAGTTGTCGGGCTTAGCAAAATTCCGCGTATGGTAAATATCTTTGCAAGAAGGCTTCAAATTCAAGAGCAAATGACAGAGCAGATTGCAAATGCGATACAATCAGTTATAAAACCATTTGGTGTTGGCGTAGTGCTTCAAGCAAGACATATGTGTATCGAAATGCGTGGAGTTGAAAAAATAAACTCAACTACTACAACTTCGGCACTTCGCGGAAGTTTCATAACAAATCCTGATACCAGAAAAGAGTTTTTTTCACTGATAAACTCGCCTAGGGAGCCTAGATTTTGA
- the fliI gene encoding flagellar protein export ATPase FliI, translated as MSLNSLKSKLKSKPQLSNIFGIVSKISSTAIEITGLRPSIGDIVKIISKNGSKEGLGMVTEVKKECAYVSPFGFVEGFRIGDMVYLSESGMNIPVGTELLGRVVDPLIQPKDGKGAINCTDYTPIMRPPIDAMKRGLIDEKFSVGIKTIDGLLTCGKGQKLGIFAGSGVGKSTLMGMIVRNSSAPIKVVALIGERGREVPEFIEKNLGGNLDSTVIVVATSDDSPLMRKYGAFTAMSVAEYFKDQGQDVLFIMDSVTRFAMAQREIGLALGEPPTSKGYPPSVLALLPQLMERAGKEEAKGSITAFFTVLVEGDDMSDPIADQSRSILDGHIVLNRALTDFGIYPPIDIQNSASRIMNDVVSKEHRENAIKFKRYYSLLKENEVLLRIGAYQKGSDKELDTAISKKAYMDDFLRQGANEGFSFEEIEKKLSEINNK; from the coding sequence TTGAGCTTAAATTCTCTTAAATCAAAACTCAAATCAAAACCACAACTATCAAATATATTTGGCATAGTAAGCAAAATTTCATCAACCGCCATAGAGATAACTGGACTTAGACCAAGCATAGGTGATATTGTAAAGATTATATCAAAAAACGGCTCAAAAGAGGGACTTGGTATGGTTACTGAGGTAAAAAAAGAGTGTGCTTATGTTTCGCCATTTGGTTTTGTAGAGGGTTTTAGGATAGGAGATATGGTTTATCTTAGTGAAAGCGGTATGAATATCCCTGTTGGAACTGAACTTTTAGGACGAGTTGTAGATCCTCTTATACAACCAAAAGATGGCAAAGGTGCCATAAATTGCACAGATTATACACCAATAATGCGTCCGCCAATTGATGCTATGAAAAGAGGGCTTATAGATGAGAAATTTAGTGTTGGCATAAAGACAATTGATGGTCTTTTAACCTGTGGCAAGGGTCAAAAACTTGGTATTTTTGCCGGAAGTGGTGTTGGTAAATCAACCCTTATGGGAATGATAGTTAGAAACTCATCAGCTCCTATAAAAGTCGTTGCGTTAATAGGCGAAAGAGGACGCGAAGTTCCTGAGTTTATAGAAAAAAATTTAGGTGGAAATTTAGACTCTACTGTCATTGTTGTTGCAACTAGTGATGATAGTCCTTTGATGAGAAAATACGGGGCATTTACTGCAATGAGCGTTGCTGAATATTTTAAAGATCAAGGACAAGATGTTCTTTTTATTATGGATAGTGTTACTCGTTTTGCTATGGCACAAAGAGAAATCGGTCTTGCACTTGGAGAACCGCCAACGAGTAAAGGTTATCCTCCATCTGTTTTGGCTTTACTCCCTCAACTTATGGAAAGAGCTGGAAAAGAAGAAGCAAAGGGATCAATAACCGCTTTTTTTACAGTGCTTGTTGAAGGCGATGATATGAGCGATCCAATAGCCGATCAAAGCAGATCTATACTAGATGGACATATAGTTTTAAACAGAGCTCTTACTGACTTTGGCATTTATCCCCCAATAGATATTCAAAACTCAGCTTCAAGAATTATGAATGATGTAGTAAGTAAAGAGCACCGCGAAAATGCTATCAAATTTAAAAGATATTACTCTTTATTAAAAGAAAATGAGGTTTTACTTAGAATTGGAGCGTATCAAAAAGGCAGTGATAAAGAGCTTGATACGGCAATTTCAAAAAAAGCTTATATGGATGATTTTTTAAGGCAAGGTGCAAACGAGGGGTTTAGCTTTGAAGAGATTGAGAAAAAACTAAGCGAGATAAATAACAAATAG
- a CDS encoding protein-L-isoaspartate(D-aspartate) O-methyltransferase: MNSLEYTKCLKMANEIADLTTLSPKVYKAFCQTPREIFVPIKAHAYELNPHPISGNQWISSPLTVAKMTMALECEDIDNVLEIGCGSGYQAAILGKLAHRVFSIERIQKLADSAKLRFKELNVLNINIRYDDGIDGWKTYSPYERIIFSCACEEISPKIFAQLKDGGLLVAPMKEDGRQFIYKFKKDFDGNISKEKLEECLFVPLLSGRE, translated from the coding sequence ATGAATAGTTTAGAATATACAAAATGTCTTAAAATGGCTAACGAAATAGCCGATTTAACCACACTTAGTCCAAAGGTTTATAAAGCATTTTGCCAAACACCAAGGGAAATTTTTGTACCCATAAAAGCACATGCTTATGAACTAAATCCACATCCAATCTCTGGAAATCAATGGATAAGCTCTCCTTTAACTGTCGCAAAAATGACCATGGCTTTGGAGTGTGAAGATATAGATAATGTATTGGAAATAGGCTGTGGTAGTGGTTATCAAGCTGCAATTTTAGGCAAACTTGCACATAGGGTTTTTAGTATAGAAAGAATTCAAAAACTAGCAGATAGTGCCAAATTACGCTTTAAAGAATTAAATGTGCTAAATATCAATATAAGATATGATGATGGTATTGATGGATGGAAAACTTACTCTCCTTATGAGAGGATAATTTTTTCTTGTGCTTGTGAAGAAATAAGTCCAAAAATATTTGCCCAACTTAAAGATGGCGGACTTTTAGTTGCTCCAATGAAAGAAGATGGTAGGCAATTCATATATAAATTTAAAAAAGATTTTGATGGAAATATATCAAAAGAAAAACTAGAAGAGTGCCTTTTTGTTCCGCTTTTAAGTGGAAGAGAGTAG
- a CDS encoding ribonucleotide-diphosphate reductase subunit beta, translating to MKRKKIYNPSSNESLTDRKIFSGNPHGILNFTKAKYQWALKLWDLMEANTWFPREVDTTDDVRDYNFNLTPAEKRMYDLVWSQLISMDSFQTNNLADNINPYITAPEINAILARQAYEEANHSKSYAVMVEAICDNTDMIYEMEKYDEVLREKNDYISSVYEELAGDVSDEKLLLAMVANQILEGIYFYSGFTSIYALARAGKMLGSAQMIRFIQRDEITHLLIFQNMINSVRKERPDLFSEKIIEKIYDMFEKAGELEIKWGKYITQNQIMGFTDDIITTYIHYLIDQRLTAIGLKAKYGASHPIKWVDDFSKFNDQRSNFFESKVTNYSKGSLSFDDF from the coding sequence ATGAAAAGAAAGAAAATTTATAACCCTAGCTCAAACGAAAGCTTAACTGATAGAAAAATTTTTAGTGGAAATCCTCACGGCATTTTAAATTTTACAAAAGCAAAATATCAATGGGCATTAAAATTATGGGATTTAATGGAAGCAAACACATGGTTTCCAAGAGAAGTTGATACAACAGATGATGTTAGGGACTATAACTTTAACTTAACTCCAGCCGAAAAAAGAATGTATGATTTAGTTTGGAGCCAACTTATATCAATGGATAGTTTTCAAACAAATAATTTAGCTGATAATATAAATCCATACATAACAGCACCTGAAATAAATGCTATTTTAGCAAGACAAGCTTATGAAGAAGCAAATCATTCTAAAAGTTATGCAGTTATGGTTGAAGCCATTTGTGATAATACTGATATGATATATGAGATGGAAAAATATGATGAAGTTTTAAGAGAGAAAAATGACTATATCTCAAGTGTTTATGAAGAGCTTGCTGGTGATGTCAGCGATGAAAAACTGCTTCTTGCAATGGTTGCAAATCAAATTTTAGAAGGAATTTATTTTTATAGCGGTTTTACATCTATTTATGCGCTTGCAAGGGCTGGAAAAATGCTAGGATCTGCCCAGATGATTAGGTTTATTCAAAGAGATGAAATAACTCATTTATTGATTTTTCAAAATATGATAAATTCGGTTAGAAAAGAAAGACCGGATCTTTTTAGCGAAAAAATCATTGAAAAAATTTACGATATGTTTGAAAAAGCTGGCGAACTTGAAATAAAATGGGGCAAATACATTACACAAAACCAAATTATGGGCTTTACTGATGATATTATCACAACTTATATTCATTATCTTATAGATCAAAGATTAACAGCCATAGGACTAAAAGCAAAATACGGTGCATCTCACCCTATAAAATGGGTTGATGACTTTTCTAAATTTAATGACCAAAGAAGCAACTTTTTTGAAAGCAAAGTTACAAACTATAGCAAAGGAAGCCTTAGTTTTGATGACTTTTAG
- a CDS encoding branched-chain amino acid transaminase, with translation MASINEAKNIWMNGKLIPWKDATIHVLSHSLHYGNAVFEGVRAYQTKKGLAIFRLQEHTKRLFDSAKACLIKIPYSYDEVLKAHVDLLKSNDFKNTVYIRPIAFFGYGTMGVSNEGAHNDLAIAAWEWGAYMGEEALKKGIKVKISSWMRSAPFSMMNRAKSSANYFNSQMANFEAKQAGCDEALLLDPQGYIAEGSGECFFIVRDGKIITPLNNTSLESITQATVIEIARDLGYEVIRRPITRDEAYIADEAFFTGTAAEVTAISEIDSRIIGKGCMGEITSKLQKAYFDIVMGNNAKFEHYLTYIK, from the coding sequence ATGGCTAGTATAAATGAAGCAAAAAATATATGGATGAATGGTAAGTTAATTCCTTGGAAAGATGCAACAATCCATGTATTATCTCACTCTTTGCATTATGGAAATGCTGTTTTTGAGGGAGTTAGAGCTTATCAAACAAAAAAGGGGCTTGCTATTTTTAGATTACAAGAACATACAAAAAGACTATTTGATTCTGCAAAAGCTTGCCTTATCAAGATACCATACTCTTATGATGAGGTATTAAAAGCTCATGTTGATTTATTAAAAAGCAATGATTTTAAAAACACTGTTTATATAAGACCGATTGCATTTTTTGGCTATGGAACAATGGGCGTTTCAAATGAAGGTGCACATAATGATCTTGCAATTGCTGCTTGGGAATGGGGAGCATACATGGGCGAAGAAGCACTTAAAAAAGGCATAAAAGTTAAGATTAGTTCATGGATGAGATCGGCGCCATTTTCTATGATGAATAGAGCAAAATCTAGCGCAAATTACTTTAACTCACAAATGGCAAATTTCGAGGCTAAACAAGCAGGGTGTGATGAAGCGTTATTACTTGATCCTCAAGGTTATATAGCAGAAGGTAGCGGAGAGTGCTTTTTCATAGTTAGAGATGGTAAAATCATTACTCCGTTAAACAATACTAGCTTGGAAAGTATCACTCAAGCAACTGTTATAGAAATTGCTAGGGATTTAGGATATGAGGTTATAAGAAGACCTATAACAAGAGATGAAGCTTATATAGCAGATGAAGCGTTTTTTACAGGAACTGCTGCTGAGGTAACGGCTATTAGCGAGATTGATTCAAGGATTATTGGAAAAGGTTGTATGGGTGAGATAACATCTAAACTACAAAAAGCTTATTTCGATATAGTTATGGGAAATAACGCTAAATTTGAACACTATTTAACATATATAAAATAA
- a CDS encoding SPFH domain-containing protein has product MPADLNDYFNKKRNENSNNNGGNGFKKPDFNFKKPDFGKFSGLLYALIVIIAIFAIARPFAIIQSGQVGILSTAGKFEPNPLQPGLHFFIPFIQEIIPVDTKVRIINYTSNEDSGEINVRGSGIIRKASVSVLDSRNLPVSVDVTIQYRLNATNAPQTIAAWGLSWENKIIDPVVKEIVRGVVAKYTAEELPSNRQVIAKDIDKFIRDYIDNLPNKPVELLAVQLREIILPPKVKEQIERVQIAKQEAERTKYEVERANQEALKKAALAKGNAEAVKIEAQGRADAVKIEADSTAYANKEIAKSLDRSLLELKQIETQAKFNEALRENSDAKIFLTPGGAVPNIWVDTKDKPKQSAIEGK; this is encoded by the coding sequence ATGCCAGCTGATTTAAACGATTATTTTAACAAAAAAAGAAATGAAAACTCTAATAATAATGGTGGAAATGGATTTAAAAAACCAGATTTTAACTTTAAAAAACCTGATTTTGGTAAATTTTCGGGACTACTTTATGCTCTTATAGTTATAATAGCTATTTTTGCTATAGCAAGACCATTTGCTATAATACAATCAGGTCAAGTTGGAATTCTTTCAACTGCTGGTAAATTTGAACCAAATCCGCTTCAACCAGGACTTCATTTTTTTATACCATTTATACAAGAGATTATACCTGTTGATACAAAAGTTCGTATCATAAACTATACATCAAATGAGGATTCTGGCGAGATAAATGTAAGGGGCTCTGGAATTATTAGAAAAGCTTCTGTTTCTGTTTTGGATTCAAGAAATTTACCAGTTAGTGTTGATGTTACGATTCAATATAGACTAAATGCTACAAACGCACCTCAGACCATAGCAGCTTGGGGGCTTAGTTGGGAAAATAAAATCATAGATCCTGTCGTAAAAGAAATAGTAAGAGGTGTGGTTGCAAAATACACAGCAGAAGAACTTCCATCAAATAGACAAGTAATTGCAAAAGATATAGATAAATTTATAAGAGATTATATAGACAATCTTCCAAATAAACCAGTAGAGCTTTTAGCTGTTCAGCTTAGAGAAATTATTTTACCACCAAAAGTTAAAGAGCAAATCGAACGTGTTCAAATAGCTAAGCAAGAAGCCGAGAGAACAAAATACGAAGTTGAAAGAGCAAATCAAGAAGCTCTCAAAAAAGCAGCTCTTGCAAAAGGTAACGCCGAGGCTGTTAAGATAGAAGCACAAGGTAGAGCAGATGCTGTTAAGATAGAAGCTGACTCAACTGCATATGCAAATAAAGAGATAGCAAAAAGCCTTGATAGATCTTTGCTTGAGTTAAAACAGATAGAAACTCAAGCCAAATTTAATGAAGCTCTTAGAGAAAACAGCGATGCTAAGATTTTCTTGACACCAGGTGGAGCTG